The following proteins are co-located in the Pseudomonas synxantha genome:
- a CDS encoding type IV pilus twitching motility protein PilT: MDITQLLAASVSRGASDLHLSAGLAPMLRIDGEVWPMDWPRLEASQMVDLVCPLLNKHQQKDFETSLETDFAFELPGVARFRANVFRQDRGVGAVFRTIPTEVQSLEDLGLGEVFQRIAQLPRGLVLVTGPTGSGKSTTLAAMIDHLNQHRRQHILTLEDPIEFIHRPKKSLITQRQVHRDTHSFSVALRSALREDPDVILVGELRDLETIRLALTAAETGHLVFGTLHTSSAAKTVDRLIDVFPAGEKAMVRSMLSESLQAVVSQVLVKKVGDGRVAAHEIMLGTPAIRNLIREDKVAQLVSAIQTGGALGMKTLDMSLKALVARGVISRDDAREKARVPADI, translated from the coding sequence ATGGATATCACGCAATTGCTGGCGGCCAGCGTAAGCCGAGGCGCCTCCGACCTGCATCTGTCGGCCGGCCTGGCGCCGATGCTGCGCATCGATGGCGAGGTCTGGCCCATGGATTGGCCGAGGCTTGAGGCATCGCAAATGGTCGACCTGGTGTGCCCTTTACTGAATAAACACCAACAAAAGGATTTCGAAACATCTCTTGAAACGGATTTTGCCTTCGAGTTGCCTGGCGTGGCGCGTTTCCGGGCAAACGTGTTCCGCCAGGATCGCGGCGTGGGTGCGGTATTTCGCACTATCCCGACCGAGGTCCAGAGCCTGGAAGACCTGGGGCTGGGCGAGGTTTTCCAGCGTATCGCCCAGCTTCCACGCGGTCTGGTACTGGTCACTGGGCCCACCGGCTCGGGTAAGTCCACCACCTTGGCCGCGATGATCGACCACCTTAACCAGCATCGACGCCAGCATATCCTCACCCTGGAAGATCCTATTGAATTTATCCACAGGCCGAAAAAATCCCTGATCACCCAGCGCCAAGTGCACCGCGATACCCACAGCTTTTCGGTCGCCCTGCGCTCAGCCCTGCGGGAAGACCCGGATGTGATACTGGTGGGTGAGCTACGCGACCTGGAAACCATTCGCCTGGCGCTGACGGCCGCTGAGACCGGGCACCTGGTATTTGGCACCCTGCACACTTCATCGGCAGCAAAGACCGTGGACAGGCTGATAGACGTCTTCCCGGCCGGGGAAAAGGCCATGGTCCGCTCAATGCTGTCGGAGTCGTTGCAGGCGGTGGTGTCCCAGGTGCTGGTGAAGAAGGTCGGCGACGGGCGCGTGGCTGCCCATGAAATCATGCTGGGCACGCCAGCGATCCGGAACCTGATCCGCGAAGACAAGGTGGCGCAGTTGGTTTCGGCGATTCAGACCGGTGGGGCGTTGGGAATGAAGACGCTGGATATGAGTTTGAAGGCGTTGGTTGCGCGAGGCGTGATCAGTCGAGACGATGCGCGAGAGAAGGCGAGGGTGCCTGCAGACATATGA
- the mtgA gene encoding monofunctional biosynthetic peptidoglycan transglycosylase encodes MLRVLFKRFLNVVKWFAIGSVLLVLLFRVVPPPFTALMVERKVESWIDGEPIDLQRTWVPWDEISDDLKVAVMAGEDQRFPQHWGFDFGAIQAAILHNERGGSIRGASTLSQQVSKNLFLWAGRSYLRKGLEAWFTGLIEVLWPKERILEVYLNSVEWDEGVFGAEAAARHHFGVSAKGLSRQQASYLAAVLPNPRVWSAGHPTAYVARRAAWIRQQMSQLGGDGYLAELNNSRKAPWSN; translated from the coding sequence ATGCTGCGTGTCCTCTTCAAACGCTTTCTCAACGTCGTGAAATGGTTTGCCATCGGCAGTGTGCTGCTGGTGCTGCTGTTCAGGGTTGTCCCGCCACCGTTCACTGCATTGATGGTGGAGCGCAAGGTCGAATCCTGGATTGACGGTGAGCCCATTGACCTGCAACGCACCTGGGTGCCGTGGGATGAGATTTCCGACGACCTGAAAGTGGCGGTGATGGCCGGTGAAGACCAGCGCTTCCCGCAGCACTGGGGCTTTGATTTTGGCGCGATCCAGGCGGCGATCCTGCACAACGAGCGCGGAGGTTCGATTCGCGGCGCCAGCACGTTGAGCCAGCAGGTGTCGAAGAACCTGTTCCTGTGGGCCGGTCGCAGTTATCTGCGCAAGGGCCTGGAGGCTTGGTTTACCGGGCTGATCGAGGTGCTGTGGCCCAAGGAGCGGATTCTTGAGGTTTACCTCAACAGCGTGGAGTGGGATGAAGGTGTGTTTGGCGCAGAGGCGGCGGCGCGACATCATTTTGGCGTGAGTGCCAAAGGGCTTTCGCGGCAACAGGCCAGTTATCTGGCGGCGGTGTTGCCTAATCCGCGGGTGTGGAGTGCCGGCCATCCTACAGCCTATGTGGCGCGGCGGGCGGCGTGGATTCGTCAGCAGATGAGTCAGCTGGGTGGGGACGGCTATCTGGCTGAGTTGAACAACTCCCGAAAAGCCCCCTGGTCCAACTGA
- a CDS encoding thiazole synthase produces the protein MSIVRSDKPFVLAGRTYQSRLLVGTGKYRDMEETRLAIEASGAEIVTFAVRRTNLGQIEGEPNLLEVLSPDRYTFLPNTAGCYDAIEAVRTCRLARELLDGHNLVKLEVLADQKTLFPNVIETLKAAETLVKEGFDVMVYTSDDPIIARQLAEIGCIAVMPLAGLIGSGLGICNPYNLQIILEEAKIPVLVDAGVGTASDATIAMELGCDAVLMNSAIAHAQQPIMMAEAMKHAIVAGRLAYLAGRMPKKLYASASSPLDGLIK, from the coding sequence ATGAGCATCGTTCGTAGCGACAAGCCTTTCGTCCTGGCCGGTCGTACCTACCAGTCCCGCCTGCTGGTCGGCACCGGCAAGTACCGCGACATGGAAGAAACCCGCCTGGCCATCGAAGCCTCGGGTGCCGAGATCGTCACCTTCGCCGTGCGCCGCACCAACCTCGGCCAGATCGAAGGCGAGCCGAACCTGCTCGAAGTGCTGTCGCCGGATCGCTACACCTTCTTGCCAAATACAGCCGGTTGCTACGACGCCATCGAAGCCGTGCGCACCTGCCGCCTGGCCCGTGAGCTGCTCGACGGCCACAACCTGGTGAAGCTGGAAGTGCTGGCTGATCAGAAAACCCTGTTCCCTAACGTGATCGAAACCCTCAAGGCCGCTGAAACCCTGGTCAAGGAAGGCTTCGACGTGATGGTCTACACCAGCGATGACCCGATCATCGCCCGTCAGTTGGCAGAAATCGGCTGTATCGCCGTGATGCCGCTGGCTGGTTTGATCGGTTCCGGCCTGGGCATCTGCAACCCGTACAACCTGCAGATCATCCTTGAAGAAGCGAAGATCCCGGTGCTGGTGGATGCGGGCGTGGGCACAGCCTCCGATGCAACCATCGCCATGGAACTGGGCTGCGACGCGGTGCTGATGAACTCGGCCATCGCCCACGCCCAGCAACCGATCATGATGGCCGAAGCCATGAAACACGCGATCGTCGCGGGCCGCCTGGCCTACCTCGCCGGGCGCATGCCGAAAAAACTCTATGCCAGCGCCTCTTCGCCGCTGGATGGTCTGATCAAGTAA
- the hemW gene encoding radical SAM family heme chaperone HemW produces the protein MTQNTSAQPLIHGGAQTPRAALPHLPPLALYIHIPWCVRKCPYCDFNSHTASKVLPEEEYVDALLADLEQDLHAVYGRELSSIFFGGGTPSLFSAAALGRLLKGVEARIPFAADIEITLEANPGTFEQEKFVAYRKLGINRLSIGIQSFQQEKLEALGRIHNGDEAVRAAGMARQAGFDNFNLDLMHGLPNQSLDDALGDLRQAIALKPTHLSWYQLTLEPNTVFWNQPPALPEDDTLWDIQEAGQALLAEHGYAQYEVSAYAQPGRPARHNLNYWSFGDFIGIGAGAHGKLSHPDGRIVRTWKTRAPKDYLNPAKSFQAGAKELTNEELPFEFLMNALRLTEGVDARLYAERTGLELASLDEGRREAEQSGLMQVEPSRLAATDRGQLFLNDLLQKFLS, from the coding sequence ATGACCCAGAACACCTCTGCGCAGCCGCTGATCCACGGTGGCGCGCAAACACCACGGGCGGCTCTGCCCCACCTGCCGCCCCTGGCGCTGTACATCCACATCCCCTGGTGCGTGCGCAAATGCCCGTATTGCGACTTCAACTCCCACACCGCCAGCAAGGTGCTGCCGGAGGAGGAGTATGTAGATGCATTGCTGGCGGATCTGGAGCAAGACCTGCACGCTGTTTATGGCCGGGAGCTGAGTTCGATTTTCTTCGGTGGCGGCACACCCAGCCTGTTCAGCGCCGCCGCGTTGGGCCGCTTGTTAAAGGGCGTGGAAGCCCGTATTCCGTTCGCCGCTGATATCGAGATCACCCTGGAAGCCAACCCCGGGACCTTCGAGCAAGAGAAGTTCGTGGCCTACCGCAAGCTGGGGATCAATCGTCTGTCCATCGGCATCCAGAGCTTCCAGCAGGAAAAACTTGAAGCCCTGGGTCGCATCCACAATGGCGATGAAGCCGTGCGCGCTGCCGGTATGGCCCGCCAGGCAGGGTTCGATAACTTCAACCTGGACTTGATGCACGGCCTGCCCAACCAGTCCCTGGACGACGCCCTCGGCGACCTGCGCCAGGCCATTGCGTTGAAGCCAACCCACCTGTCCTGGTACCAACTGACCCTGGAACCCAACACTGTCTTCTGGAACCAGCCGCCCGCGCTGCCGGAGGACGACACGTTGTGGGATATTCAGGAAGCCGGCCAGGCCCTGCTCGCCGAGCACGGTTACGCGCAATACGAGGTGTCGGCCTACGCCCAACCGGGGCGGCCGGCGCGACATAACCTGAATTACTGGAGCTTTGGCGACTTTATCGGCATTGGCGCTGGCGCCCACGGCAAGCTCAGCCACCCGGACGGGCGTATTGTGCGCACCTGGAAAACCCGTGCGCCCAAGGACTACCTCAACCCTGCCAAAAGCTTCCAGGCCGGGGCGAAAGAACTGACCAACGAGGAGTTGCCGTTCGAGTTCCTGATGAACGCTTTGCGCCTGACCGAGGGCGTCGATGCCAGGCTCTACGCCGAACGCACCGGGCTCGAGCTGGCCAGCCTCGACGAAGGCCGCCGCGAGGCAGAACAAAGTGGCTTGATGCAGGTCGAACCGTCACGCCTGGCGGCAACCGACCGCGGGCAACTCTTTCTCAATGACCTGTTGCAGAAGTTTTTGAGCTGA
- the rdgB gene encoding RdgB/HAM1 family non-canonical purine NTP pyrophosphatase: MMNLTQLVLASHNAGKLKELQAMLGESVQLRSIGEFSQIEPEETGLSFVENAILKARNAARISGLPALADDSGLAVDFLGGAPGIYSARYADGKGDAANNAKLLDALKDVPDAERGAQFVCVLALVRHADDPLPILCEGLWQGRILHAASGEHGFGYDPLFWVPDRNVSSAELSPADKNQISHRARAMALLRQRLGLK, encoded by the coding sequence ATAATGAACCTTACCCAACTCGTACTGGCCAGCCATAACGCCGGCAAACTCAAGGAACTGCAGGCCATGCTCGGTGAGTCCGTGCAACTGCGCTCGATTGGCGAGTTCAGCCAGATCGAGCCAGAAGAGACCGGCCTGTCGTTCGTTGAAAACGCCATCCTCAAGGCACGCAATGCCGCGCGTATTTCCGGCCTGCCGGCGCTGGCGGATGACTCGGGCCTGGCGGTGGACTTTCTCGGCGGCGCCCCGGGTATCTATTCGGCCCGTTATGCCGATGGCAAGGGTGACGCAGCCAACAATGCCAAACTGCTCGACGCCCTCAAAGACGTGCCGGATGCCGAACGCGGCGCGCAGTTCGTCTGCGTACTGGCCCTGGTGCGGCATGCCGATGACCCGTTGCCGATCCTGTGCGAAGGCTTGTGGCAGGGGCGCATCCTGCACGCCGCCAGCGGCGAACATGGCTTTGGCTACGACCCATTGTTCTGGGTGCCGGACCGCAATGTTTCCAGCGCCGAACTGAGCCCGGCCGACAAGAACCAGATCAGCCACCGCGCCCGCGCCATGGCCTTGCTGCGTCAGCGCCTGGGCCTGAAATGA
- a CDS encoding YggT family protein translates to MLGINDAAIFIIQTLGSLYLLIVLMRFILQLVRANFYNPLCQFVVKATQPLLKPLRRVIPSLFGLDMSSLVLALLLQILLFVVILMLNGYQAFTVLLLPWGLIGIFSLFLKIIFWSMIISVILSWVAPGSRSPGAELVAQITEPVLAPFRRLIPNLGGLDISPIFAFIVIQLLQSWVIPRLAYFAYMPKELFGLI, encoded by the coding sequence ATGCTCGGAATCAATGACGCTGCCATTTTCATCATCCAGACCCTGGGCAGCCTGTACCTGCTGATCGTGCTGATGCGCTTTATCCTGCAACTGGTGCGGGCCAACTTCTACAACCCGCTGTGCCAGTTCGTGGTCAAGGCCACACAGCCACTGCTCAAGCCGCTGCGCCGGGTGATCCCGAGCCTGTTCGGCCTGGACATGTCTTCGCTGGTGCTTGCGTTGCTGCTGCAAATCCTGCTGTTCGTGGTGATCCTGATGCTCAACGGCTACCAGGCGTTCACCGTGCTGCTGTTGCCATGGGGCCTGATCGGTATTTTCTCGCTGTTCCTGAAGATCATCTTCTGGTCGATGATCATCAGCGTGATCCTTTCGTGGGTCGCACCGGGCAGCCGTAGCCCGGGCGCCGAATTGGTGGCCCAGATCACCGAACCGGTGCTGGCGCCGTTCCGTCGCCTGATCCCGAACCTGGGTGGCCTGGATATCTCGCCGATCTTTGCGTTTATCGTGATCCAGCTGCTGCAAAGCTGGGTGATTCCACGCCTGGCGTACTTTGCATACATGCCCAAAGAGCTGTTCGGCCTGATCTGA
- the proC gene encoding pyrroline-5-carboxylate reductase, with translation MSNTRIAFIGAGNMAASLIGGLRAKGLDAEQIRASDPGAETRERVSAEHGIETFADNAEAIHGVDVIVLAVKPQAMKAVCESLRPSLQPHQLVVSIAAGITCASMNSWLGAQPIVRCMPNTPALLRQGVSGLYATHEVTAQQRDQAEELLSAVGIAVWLEQEQQLDAVTAVSGSGPAYFFLLIEAMTAAGVKLGLPHDVAEQLAEQTALGAAKMAVGSDVDAAELRRRVTSPGGTTQAAIESFQAGGFEALVETALGAAAHRSAEMAEQLGK, from the coding sequence ATGAGCAACACGCGTATTGCCTTTATCGGCGCCGGTAACATGGCGGCCAGCCTGATCGGCGGCCTGCGGGCCAAGGGCCTGGACGCCGAGCAGATCCGCGCCAGCGACCCGGGCGCCGAAACCCGCGAGCGCGTCAGCGCCGAACACGGTATCGAAACGTTCGCCGACAACGCCGAGGCCATCCATGGCGTCGACGTGATCGTACTGGCGGTAAAGCCCCAGGCCATGAAGGCCGTGTGCGAGAGCCTGCGCCCGAGCCTGCAACCCCATCAGCTGGTAGTTTCCATTGCCGCCGGTATCACCTGCGCCAGCATGAACAGCTGGCTCGGTGCCCAGCCCATCGTGCGCTGCATGCCTAACACCCCGGCGCTGCTGCGCCAAGGCGTCAGCGGCTTGTATGCCACCCACGAAGTCACAGCGCAGCAACGTGACCAGGCCGAGGAGTTGCTGTCTGCCGTGGGCATCGCCGTATGGCTGGAGCAGGAACAACAGCTGGATGCGGTCACCGCTGTTTCCGGCAGCGGCCCGGCCTACTTCTTCCTGTTGATCGAGGCCATGACCGCAGCCGGCGTCAAGCTGGGCCTGCCCCATGATGTCGCCGAGCAACTGGCCGAACAAACAGCCCTGGGCGCAGCGAAAATGGCCGTCGGCAGCGATGTGGATGCCGCCGAGCTGCGCCGTCGTGTAACGTCCCCGGGCGGCACTACGCAAGCCGCCATCGAATCGTTTCAAGCCGGGGGCTTTGAGGCTCTGGTGGAAACAGCACTGGGTGCCGCGGCACATCGTTCAGCCGAGATGGCTGAGCAACTGGGCAAATAG
- a CDS encoding DUF4426 domain-containing protein, whose protein sequence is MSRLAVFLLTACLGASAMAADTIDANRKKDFGDITVHYNTFTSSFLPPETAQKVGVVRSKEKGLINVTVIKGVAPVAAQVTGTIKDLGGKSEILTFKQIEEKGGISYLAPYSVTQREYKTFTINVETGGKAHSFQFNQELFPAE, encoded by the coding sequence ATGAGTCGTTTGGCTGTTTTTCTATTGACTGCATGCCTGGGCGCCAGCGCCATGGCCGCCGATACTATCGATGCTAATCGCAAGAAAGACTTTGGCGATATCACCGTCCACTACAACACCTTCACCTCCAGCTTCCTGCCACCCGAGACCGCCCAGAAAGTCGGCGTGGTGCGCAGCAAGGAGAAGGGTTTGATCAATGTGACTGTGATCAAGGGCGTGGCCCCGGTCGCGGCCCAGGTGACCGGCACCATCAAGGATCTGGGCGGCAAGAGCGAGATCCTGACGTTCAAGCAAATCGAAGAGAAAGGCGGGATCAGCTATCTCGCGCCCTATTCGGTGACACAGCGCGAATACAAGACGTTTACCATCAACGTTGAAACCGGCGGCAAAGCCCATAGCTTCCAATTCAACCAAGAACTGTTCCCGGCCGAATAA
- the metX gene encoding homoserine O-succinyltransferase MetX: MPAAFPPDSVGLVVPQVAHFSEPLALACGRSLPAYDLIYETYGELNATASNAVLICHALSGHHHAAGFHSVDERKPGWWDSCIGPGKPIDTNKFFVVSLNNLGGCNGSTGPSSLNPETGKPFGADFPVLTVEDWVHSQARLADLLGIGQWAAVIGGSLGGMQALQWTISYPDRVRHCLAIASAPKLSAQNIAFNEVARQAILTDPEFHGGSFQEAGVIPKRGLMLARMVGHITYLSDDSMGEKFGRGLKSEKLNYDFHSVEFQVESYLRYQGEEFSGRFDANTYLLMTKALDYFDPAANHGDDLAKTFENVTAKFCVMSFTTDWRFSPARSRELVDALMAAKKDVCYLEIDAPQGHDAFLIPIPRYLQAFRNYMNRITLI, translated from the coding sequence ATGCCAGCTGCCTTCCCCCCCGATTCCGTTGGACTGGTCGTGCCCCAAGTGGCGCACTTCAGCGAACCGCTGGCCCTGGCCTGCGGCCGTTCGTTGCCCGCCTACGACCTGATCTATGAAACCTACGGCGAACTGAACGCCACGGCGAGCAACGCCGTGCTGATCTGCCACGCCTTGTCCGGCCATCATCACGCTGCCGGCTTCCACTCTGTGGACGAGCGCAAACCCGGCTGGTGGGACAGCTGCATCGGCCCCGGCAAACCCATCGACACTAACAAGTTCTTCGTGGTCAGCCTCAACAACCTCGGCGGTTGCAACGGTTCCACCGGCCCCAGCAGCCTCAACCCGGAAACCGGCAAGCCGTTCGGCGCGGACTTCCCGGTGCTGACCGTGGAAGACTGGGTGCACAGCCAGGCACGCCTGGCCGACCTGCTGGGCATCGGCCAGTGGGCCGCAGTAATTGGCGGCAGCCTGGGCGGCATGCAGGCGCTGCAATGGACCATCAGCTACCCGGACCGCGTCCGTCATTGCCTGGCCATCGCCTCGGCGCCCAAGCTGTCGGCGCAGAACATCGCCTTCAACGAAGTGGCGCGCCAGGCCATCCTCACCGACCCCGAGTTCCATGGCGGTTCGTTCCAGGAAGCCGGCGTGATCCCCAAGCGTGGCCTGATGCTGGCGCGGATGGTGGGGCATATCACCTACCTGTCCGACGATTCCATGGGCGAGAAATTCGGCCGTGGTCTCAAGAGCGAGAAGCTCAACTACGACTTCCACAGCGTCGAGTTCCAGGTGGAAAGCTACCTGCGTTATCAGGGCGAAGAGTTTTCCGGGCGTTTCGACGCCAACACCTACCTGCTGATGACCAAGGCCTTGGACTATTTCGACCCGGCCGCCAACCACGGCGACGACCTGGCGAAAACCTTCGAGAACGTCACGGCCAAGTTCTGCGTCATGTCATTCACCACTGACTGGCGTTTCTCGCCGGCCCGCTCCCGTGAGCTGGTGGACGCCCTGATGGCCGCCAAGAAAGACGTTTGCTACCTGGAAATCGATGCTCCACAAGGCCACGATGCCTTCCTGATCCCGATCCCACGTTACCTGCAGGCGTTTCGCAACTACATGAACCGAATCACGCTTATATGA
- a CDS encoding DUF3392 domain-containing protein: MDLVLDLLATVSRWSRSNLSEISLALVGCLLVLFGADIKGWVEARLGSIAGALRVPLMALLCMIGSGAALIYATPWIVRGLSQFNNYSLAPVLVVVLVLIGVVADRR, translated from the coding sequence ATGGATCTGGTACTCGACCTGCTCGCCACCGTATCCCGCTGGAGCCGTAGCAACCTGTCGGAAATCTCCCTGGCCCTCGTGGGCTGCTTGCTGGTGCTGTTCGGCGCCGATATCAAGGGCTGGGTCGAAGCGCGCCTGGGCAGCATCGCTGGCGCCTTGCGCGTGCCCTTGATGGCCCTGCTGTGCATGATCGGCAGCGGTGCAGCGTTGATCTACGCTACGCCGTGGATTGTGCGGGGGTTGAGCCAGTTCAATAATTACAGCCTGGCGCCGGTGCTGGTGGTGGTGCTGGTGTTGATTGGGGTGGTGGCAGACCGCCGCTAA
- the thiS gene encoding sulfur carrier protein ThiS: protein MRIQLNGESFELPDGETVAALLTRLDLTGRRVAVELNLDIVPRSQHAETALVEGDQVEVVHAIGGG, encoded by the coding sequence ATGCGCATTCAGTTGAACGGCGAATCCTTTGAACTGCCCGATGGCGAAACCGTCGCGGCCCTGCTGACCCGCCTGGACCTGACCGGGCGACGCGTCGCAGTGGAGCTCAACCTGGATATCGTTCCGCGTAGCCAGCACGCCGAGACCGCGCTCGTCGAAGGTGACCAGGTCGAAGTGGTCCACGCCATCGGCGGCGGCTAG
- the trmB gene encoding tRNA (guanosine(46)-N7)-methyltransferase TrmB: MTESNETPNTVDAGDESKHRRIKSFVMRAGRMTEGQQKGLEQGAPLFVLPLADAPVDYDQVFGRSAPRSLEIGFGMGHSLLEMAAASPEQDFIGVEVHRPGVGALLNGVLTQGLTNLRVYDCDAIEVLNRCIADNSLDRLMLFFPDPWHKARHHKRRIVQASFAELVRSKLKVGGILHMATDWEPYAEYMLEVMNVAPGYRNLAEDGKCVPRPAERPITKFERRGERLGHGVWDLKFEKLA; encoded by the coding sequence ATGACTGAATCAAACGAAACGCCGAACACCGTGGACGCAGGCGACGAGTCCAAGCACCGCCGCATCAAGAGTTTTGTGATGCGCGCCGGCCGCATGACCGAAGGCCAGCAAAAGGGCCTGGAACAAGGTGCGCCGCTCTTCGTGTTGCCTTTGGCCGATGCGCCGGTTGATTACGACCAGGTCTTTGGCCGTTCGGCCCCACGTTCCCTGGAAATCGGCTTCGGCATGGGCCACTCCCTGCTGGAAATGGCCGCGGCCTCACCGGAGCAGGATTTCATCGGTGTGGAAGTGCACCGTCCAGGCGTTGGCGCGTTACTTAACGGCGTGCTCACCCAGGGCCTGACCAACCTGCGAGTCTACGACTGCGACGCGATTGAAGTGCTCAACCGCTGCATCGCCGACAACAGCCTCGACCGCCTGATGCTGTTCTTCCCCGACCCGTGGCACAAAGCCCGTCACCACAAGCGTCGTATCGTCCAGGCGTCCTTTGCGGAGTTGGTGCGCAGCAAGCTGAAAGTGGGCGGTATCCTGCACATGGCCACCGACTGGGAACCGTACGCGGAATACATGCTGGAGGTGATGAACGTCGCCCCTGGCTACCGCAACCTGGCGGAAGACGGCAAGTGCGTGCCGCGCCCGGCCGAGCGGCCGATCACCAAGTTCGAACGCCGTGGTGAACGGTTGGGGCATGGGGTGTGGGATTTGAAGTTTGAGAAGTTGGCATAA
- the metW gene encoding methionine biosynthesis protein MetW: MRADLEIIQDWIPAGSRVLDLGCGDGELLSWLRDNKQVTGYGLENDPDNIAQCVAKGINVIEQDLDKGLGNFASNSFDIVVMTQALQAVHYPDRILDEMLRVGRQCIITFPNFGHWRCRWYLATKGRMPVSDFLPYTWYNTPNIHFCTFEDFEALCGEREAKVINRLAVDQQHRHGWASKLWPNLLGEIGIYRVSSPGLTDHKVAV; the protein is encoded by the coding sequence ATGAGAGCCGACCTGGAAATCATCCAAGACTGGATCCCCGCCGGCAGCCGCGTGCTCGACTTGGGCTGCGGCGATGGCGAACTGCTGAGCTGGCTGCGCGACAACAAGCAAGTTACCGGCTACGGCCTGGAAAACGACCCGGACAACATCGCCCAGTGCGTGGCCAAGGGCATCAATGTGATCGAGCAGGACCTGGACAAGGGCCTGGGCAACTTTGCCAGCAACAGCTTCGACATCGTGGTGATGACCCAGGCCCTGCAAGCGGTGCACTACCCGGACCGCATTCTTGACGAAATGCTGCGCGTTGGCCGCCAATGCATCATCACCTTCCCCAATTTCGGTCACTGGCGCTGCCGCTGGTACCTGGCCACCAAGGGCCGCATGCCGGTCTCGGATTTCCTCCCATATACCTGGTACAACACGCCGAACATCCACTTCTGCACCTTCGAAGACTTCGAAGCCCTGTGTGGCGAGCGTGAAGCCAAGGTGATCAACCGCCTTGCCGTCGATCAACAGCACCGCCACGGCTGGGCGAGTAAGCTATGGCCCAATCTATTGGGCGAAATCGGTATTTACCGGGTCAGCAGCCCTGGCCTGACCGACCACAAAGTTGCCGTCTAA
- a CDS encoding YggS family pyridoxal phosphate-dependent enzyme, producing the protein MSTIADNIGLVSQRIRAAAEAAQRDASSIHLLAVSKTKPAQAVREAYAAGMHDFGENYLQEALGKQAELTDLPLSWHFIGPIQSNKTRAIAENFAWVHSVDRLKIAQRLSEQRPADLPPLNICIQVNVSGEASKSGCTPADLPALANAISALPRLKLRGLMAIPEPTEDRAAQDAAFARVRDLQASLDLALDTLSMGMSHDLESAIAQGATWVRIGTALFGARDYGQA; encoded by the coding sequence ATGTCGACGATAGCAGACAACATCGGCCTGGTTAGCCAGCGCATTCGCGCCGCAGCCGAGGCCGCGCAACGTGACGCAAGCAGCATCCACCTGCTGGCCGTGAGCAAGACCAAACCTGCTCAGGCGGTGCGCGAAGCCTATGCCGCCGGTATGCACGACTTTGGCGAGAATTACCTGCAGGAAGCCTTGGGCAAACAGGCCGAATTGACCGATCTACCCTTGAGTTGGCACTTCATCGGCCCCATTCAATCGAACAAGACTCGCGCCATCGCCGAGAACTTCGCCTGGGTGCATTCCGTGGACCGCCTGAAAATCGCACAACGCCTGTCCGAACAACGCCCGGCCGACCTGCCGCCGCTGAATATCTGCATCCAGGTCAATGTCAGCGGCGAAGCCAGCAAGTCCGGCTGCACGCCTGCCGACCTGCCGGCCCTGGCCAATGCCATCAGTGCGTTACCGCGCCTGAAGCTGCGTGGCCTGATGGCGATCCCCGAGCCAACTGAAGACAGGGCCGCACAGGATGCAGCGTTCGCCAGGGTGCGCGACCTGCAAGCCAGCCTGGACCTGGCGCTCGACACACTTTCCATGGGCATGAGCCATGACCTTGAGTCGGCCATCGCCCAAGGCGCCACCTGGGTGCGCATCGGTACCGCCCTGTTTGGCGCCCGCGACTACGGCCAGGCGTGA
- a CDS encoding DUF423 domain-containing protein: MLRSFLMLAAFFGFTGVALGAFAAHGLKNRLSAEYLAIFHTGVTYQLVHALALFGVALLAAHIPGRLVSWAGISFTVGILLFSGSLYVLTLTGISKLGIITPFGGLAFLLGWFFLGLAAWRLQLTA; this comes from the coding sequence ATGCTGCGTAGCTTTCTGATGCTGGCTGCCTTTTTCGGCTTTACCGGTGTCGCCCTGGGGGCGTTTGCCGCCCACGGCCTGAAAAACCGCCTGAGCGCCGAGTACCTGGCGATCTTTCACACCGGTGTGACTTACCAGCTGGTGCACGCCCTGGCGCTGTTCGGGGTGGCCTTGCTGGCGGCACATATTCCCGGGCGGTTGGTCAGCTGGGCGGGCATCTCGTTTACTGTCGGTATTCTGCTGTTCTCGGGCAGCCTGTATGTGCTGACCCTGACCGGCATCAGCAAACTGGGGATCATCACGCCCTTCGGCGGGCTGGCATTCCTGCTCGGCTGGTTCTTCCTCGGCCTCGCGGCCTGGCGCTTGCAGCTGACCGCTTGA